The Microcaecilia unicolor chromosome 6, aMicUni1.1, whole genome shotgun sequence genome includes a window with the following:
- the MYMK gene encoding protein myomaker, giving the protein MGSIVAKLLLPTISSLAFLPTISIAAKRKFHMEAMVYFFAMFFIAFYHACDGPGLAVLCFMRYDILEYFSIYGTALSMWVSLMALAEFDEPKRSTFVMFGVLTIAVRIYQDRWGYGVYSGPIGTAVLIITVKWLTKMKEKRGLYPEKSVYTQQIGPGFCFGALALMLHFFFEEWDYTYVHSFYHCALAMSFVLLLPKVNKKAGKGGNPAKLDCSTLCCCV; this is encoded by the exons ATGGGCTCGATTGTGGCCAAGCTCCTCCTACCGACCATTAGCAGCCTAGCATTCCTTCCCACCATCAGCATTGCAGCCAAGAGGAAATTCCACATGGAAGCTATGGTGTACTTTTTTGCCATGTTCTTCATTGCG TTTTATCATGCCTGTGATGGTCCCGGTTTAGCTGTGCTGTGTTTCATGAGGTACGACATCCTGGAATATTTCAGTATTTATGGGACCGCCTTGTCCATGTGGGTCTCACTAATGG CACTGGCAGAATTTGATGAGCCCAAAAGATCCACCTTTGTGATGTTTGGCGTGCTCACCATTGCAGTGCGCATATATCAGGACCGCTGGGGCTATGGAGTCTACTCAGGACCCATTGGAACCGCAGTACTCATAATCACTGTGAAATGG TTAACCAAAATGAAAGAGAAGAggggtctgtaccctgagaagaGTGTTTATACCCAGCAGATTGGTCCAGGCTTCTGCTTTGGGGCTTTGGCTCTCATGCTCCACTTCTTTTTTGAG GAATGGGATTACACATACGTGCACAGTTTCTACCACTGCGCCTTGGCCATGTCCTTTGTCCTGCTGCTCCCAAAAGTCAACAAGAAGGCAGGAAAGGGAGGGAACCCTGCTAAACTTGACTGCTCAACgctctgctgctgtgtgtga